The following are encoded in a window of Brevibacillus ruminantium genomic DNA:
- the resA gene encoding thiol-disulfide oxidoreductase ResA, with the protein MDRSNRTYIRVAILGVLLVALVFAIYSSFVKDPNAVKVGREAPNFSLEQLNGPAMTLSELRGKGVVLNFWGSWCEPCKKEMPDLQQQYEAYKDKGLVVIGINIGESPVAVEPFVKQFGITFPILLDKQSQITRMYRIGPIPSTFFIDADGKVKEIFIGPLNENMISEKVANILPK; encoded by the coding sequence ATGGATAGAAGTAACCGTACATACATCAGGGTGGCGATCTTGGGCGTTTTACTGGTGGCGCTTGTTTTCGCCATTTATTCCAGCTTCGTCAAGGACCCTAATGCAGTCAAGGTGGGGAGAGAGGCTCCCAACTTCAGTCTGGAGCAGTTGAACGGCCCTGCCATGACCCTGTCCGAGTTGCGAGGAAAAGGCGTTGTTTTGAACTTTTGGGGAAGCTGGTGCGAGCCCTGCAAAAAAGAAATGCCGGATCTGCAACAACAGTATGAAGCGTACAAGGATAAAGGTCTGGTTGTCATCGGAATCAATATCGGAGAATCTCCGGTCGCCGTAGAGCCATTTGTGAAGCAATTTGGGATTACGTTTCCCATTCTCTTGGATAAACAATCTCAGATCACCAGGATGTATCGGATCGGTCCCATCCCCAGCACGTTTTTCATCGATGCAGATGGAAAGGTGAAGGAAATTTTTATCGGACCGCTCAACGAGAACATGATTTCAGAAAAAGTGGCAAATATCTTGCCTAAGTGA
- a CDS encoding pseudouridine synthase: MERLQKVLANAGVASRRHCEELIVQGRVQVNGQVVKELGTRVDPEQDAIKVDGKLVRLERKIYVLLHKPTGYITSVSDPQGRRVVVDLLRGIKERVYPVGRLDYDTSGLLLLTNDGEMAHMLAHPSYEMDKVYRAWVKGVPSKEKVNLLAKGIKLEDGMTSPGQAKLLKTTAANDRSLLELVIHEGRNRQVRRMCEAIGHPVIKLERIQLGFLTLEGLEPGQYRPLTTAEVERLKRGLTKDRRR; this comes from the coding sequence ATGGAACGGTTGCAAAAAGTACTGGCTAACGCAGGGGTTGCCTCTCGGCGTCATTGCGAGGAACTGATCGTTCAGGGAAGAGTACAGGTGAATGGTCAGGTGGTAAAAGAACTGGGAACAAGAGTCGATCCTGAACAAGACGCGATCAAGGTCGACGGCAAGCTGGTTCGCTTGGAACGAAAAATTTACGTTCTGCTACACAAACCTACCGGATATATCACCAGTGTCTCCGATCCGCAAGGGAGACGAGTCGTGGTCGATTTGCTCCGGGGGATCAAAGAACGGGTCTATCCGGTGGGACGGCTGGACTACGATACCTCCGGACTGTTGCTTTTGACCAACGACGGGGAAATGGCGCATATGCTGGCCCACCCGTCCTACGAGATGGACAAGGTATACCGCGCCTGGGTAAAAGGCGTGCCGAGCAAAGAAAAAGTGAATCTGTTGGCAAAGGGGATCAAGCTGGAGGACGGCATGACTTCCCCAGGTCAGGCAAAGCTCTTGAAAACAACAGCAGCAAATGATCGTTCGCTGCTGGAGTTGGTAATTCATGAGGGACGAAATCGGCAGGTGCGCCGCATGTGTGAAGCCATTGGCCACCCTGTGATCAAACTGGAGCGCATTCAGCTTGGCTTTTTGACGCTGGAGGGCTTGGAGCCTGGTCAATACAGGCCGCTGACCACTGCAGAGGTTGAGCGTTTGAAGCGGGGATTGACCAAAGACCGCAGGCGATAA
- a CDS encoding MATE family efflux transporter, with protein sequence MTDTTIKLRETPVRKLFFSYLVPSVLGMLLMSINIVVDGIFVGHGVGPHGLAGVNVAVPAFSIFLSISLWIGMGGATMYSIALGQNNREHARTVFSHAVTLAVVLVAVITILCLWKMDEIAYLFGANEVILPYVRDYLSILLTFGFVYVLENILSVFVRNDGNPALSMASLIVTAVLNVFFNYLFIFVWGMGVKGAAAATVLSAGLGFLVLLTHFLRKNSILRFVRFRFQPGLIKDILTIGFPSFVAEISIAVVTLGYNVAFMHALGETGVAAYAIVNYIHTVMLLFFLGIGAALQPISSFLYGAGLLERLQKSLRLSVQTALLAGVLAICCGMLFAGSLVSLFDVRSDELYQLSVKGLGLFFLTYLFLGYNLVYAEYFQSIGQIRKSLLIIVSQGVLLVPPFLWFMPKWLGVDGIWLVLPAVQAITALSVFVMNRLQKPVPTTVLSAELNNN encoded by the coding sequence ATGACAGACACTACAATCAAACTTCGAGAAACACCTGTGCGAAAATTGTTCTTCTCCTATTTGGTCCCGTCCGTTCTGGGCATGCTTTTGATGTCGATCAATATCGTCGTAGACGGCATTTTTGTCGGACATGGCGTCGGACCACATGGACTTGCCGGAGTCAATGTCGCCGTTCCTGCCTTCTCCATTTTTTTGTCGATTTCTCTGTGGATCGGTATGGGCGGTGCCACGATGTACTCCATCGCACTGGGTCAAAATAACAGAGAGCATGCCCGAACCGTCTTTTCTCACGCTGTGACCCTGGCGGTCGTTCTGGTTGCCGTGATCACGATCCTTTGCCTGTGGAAAATGGATGAGATCGCCTATCTGTTTGGGGCCAATGAAGTCATCCTACCCTATGTCCGTGATTATTTGTCGATTCTGCTTACCTTCGGCTTTGTCTATGTACTGGAAAACATCCTGAGCGTGTTTGTCCGAAATGACGGAAATCCTGCGCTTTCCATGGCTTCCCTGATTGTCACAGCTGTACTGAACGTTTTTTTCAATTACCTGTTCATTTTCGTCTGGGGCATGGGTGTGAAAGGAGCGGCTGCCGCCACTGTCCTTTCTGCCGGGCTCGGGTTCCTCGTGCTGCTCACCCACTTCCTACGGAAAAACAGCATCTTGCGTTTTGTGCGCTTTCGCTTCCAACCGGGCTTGATCAAAGACATTTTGACGATTGGCTTTCCCAGTTTTGTCGCCGAGATATCTATTGCTGTGGTCACCCTCGGTTATAATGTCGCTTTCATGCATGCCTTGGGTGAAACAGGCGTGGCTGCGTATGCCATCGTCAACTATATTCACACGGTCATGCTTCTGTTCTTCCTCGGAATCGGTGCCGCTCTCCAGCCGATTTCCAGCTTCTTGTATGGAGCCGGTCTTCTGGAGCGCTTGCAAAAGAGTTTGCGTCTTAGTGTGCAGACGGCGTTGCTGGCAGGGGTCTTGGCCATTTGCTGCGGCATGCTTTTCGCCGGCTCGCTCGTCTCCTTATTTGACGTCCGTTCGGATGAGCTTTATCAATTATCCGTCAAGGGCTTGGGGCTGTTTTTCCTGACGTACCTCTTCCTCGGATACAATCTGGTTTATGCCGAGTATTTTCAGTCCATCGGTCAGATCAGGAAGTCGTTGCTGATTATCGTCAGCCAGGGAGTCCTTCTCGTTCCCCCCTTCCTGTGGTTCATGCCGAAATGGCTTGGGGTAGACGGCATATGGCTCGTGCTTCCTGCTGTGCAGGCGATTACCGCACTTTCCGTTTTCGTGATGAATCGCTTGCAAAAGCCTGTGCCAACGACAGTGCTTTCGGCAGAGCTGAACAACAATTAG
- a CDS encoding MarR family winged helix-turn-helix transcriptional regulator yields the protein MFEQYQQVTADLHKLLDDFSALILHDTKELDQYKLTTQQEIIMLQIIQNDSITSNELAGNFNISKSAVSQVISKLESRQLIYRQPNPANKREFFIKLTAEGEQYKQLLATIDERLIRSYYSKVDIEELRQMVRTMKKLVDIAKEVNQSR from the coding sequence ATGTTCGAGCAATATCAACAGGTAACAGCGGACTTGCATAAACTGCTGGATGACTTTAGCGCATTGATTTTGCATGATACGAAAGAACTGGATCAATATAAACTGACGACACAGCAAGAAATCATCATGCTGCAGATCATCCAAAATGATTCCATTACCTCCAATGAGTTAGCGGGTAATTTCAACATCTCCAAAAGCGCTGTCAGTCAGGTGATCTCCAAGCTGGAAAGCCGCCAATTGATCTATCGGCAACCAAACCCGGCCAACAAGCGAGAGTTTTTTATCAAGCTGACCGCAGAAGGCGAGCAGTATAAACAATTATTGGCGACCATCGACGAGCGTTTGATCAGGAGCTACTATTCAAAAGTGGACATCGAGGAGCTGCGTCAGATGGTGAGGACGATGAAAAAGCTCGTCGATATTGCCAAGGAAGTCAATCAATCCAGATAA
- a CDS encoding spore maturation protein — protein MYQWISLISLWAIPVMIAFILVYGWSKSVPVYETFVEGARGGLTTTIRILPHLIAMMVAVTMFRESGALDWLLSFLAPLLTFLHIPKEIVPLALLRPITGTGSLAIATDMIAQYGPDSFLGRLAATMQGSTDTTLYVLTVYFGAVGIRNSAYALRVGLWSDLAGVIFSLVIVSYVFS, from the coding sequence ATGTACCAATGGATATCGCTGATCTCTCTATGGGCGATTCCTGTCATGATCGCCTTCATCTTGGTGTATGGTTGGAGCAAAAGCGTCCCGGTTTATGAGACATTTGTCGAAGGGGCAAGAGGTGGTTTGACCACAACGATCCGCATCCTCCCACACTTGATCGCGATGATGGTGGCGGTAACGATGTTTCGCGAGTCTGGGGCGCTGGACTGGCTGCTCTCCTTTTTAGCACCGTTGCTAACTTTCCTGCATATCCCGAAGGAGATTGTTCCGCTTGCCCTCTTGCGTCCCATAACTGGTACGGGTTCGCTCGCGATAGCGACAGATATGATCGCGCAGTACGGGCCCGACTCTTTCTTGGGAAGATTGGCAGCCACGATGCAGGGGAGTACCGATACCACTCTTTATGTTCTGACAGTCTATTTCGGTGCAGTGGGAATCCGCAACTCCGCCTATGCCTTGCGTGTGGGGTTATGGTCTGATTTGGCCGGAGTCATCTTTTCCCTGGTGATCGTATCTTATGTGTTTTCGTAA
- a CDS encoding nucleoside recognition domain-containing protein produces the protein MLNVIWLALIVISIVVAAVNGRIEAVNQAAFEGAKTGVTVCFGLLSVLAFWMGMMRIAEKAGLLEGLARLLSPIISRLFPDVPKGHPAMGYILSNMSANLLGLGNAATPMGLKAMEELQKLNPDKKNATPAMCTLLAINTASITLIPTTMIAIRMQYGSANPVEIVGTTLLASFGATIVALGLDRWHRYRYHRKSG, from the coding sequence GTGCTTAATGTCATCTGGTTAGCCCTGATCGTTATCAGTATTGTCGTAGCTGCAGTGAATGGCAGGATTGAAGCCGTTAACCAGGCTGCTTTTGAAGGAGCGAAAACGGGTGTGACCGTTTGTTTTGGACTGCTTAGTGTGCTTGCTTTCTGGATGGGGATGATGCGGATTGCGGAAAAGGCTGGTCTGTTGGAAGGACTTGCGCGCCTGCTGTCTCCAATCATCAGCAGACTTTTTCCCGACGTACCGAAGGGGCATCCGGCGATGGGCTATATTTTGTCCAACATGAGTGCCAATCTGCTCGGGCTGGGGAATGCGGCCACGCCGATGGGGCTAAAAGCGATGGAAGAGCTGCAAAAGCTGAATCCTGACAAAAAAAACGCAACGCCGGCCATGTGTACCCTTCTTGCGATCAATACGGCCAGCATTACCTTGATTCCGACGACGATGATTGCCATCCGCATGCAATACGGCTCAGCCAATCCGGTAGAGATCGTCGGTACCACCCTGCTTGCTTCCTTTGGTGCCACCATCGTTGCCTTGGGACTGGATCGTTGGCATCGTTACCGGTACCACCGTAAATCAGGATAG
- a CDS encoding D-alanyl-D-alanine carboxypeptidase family protein: MNVRKHLSGVLVVFLFFLLMAPIAGKVDAAPSVPGISAEAAALIDVASGRILYSKNGTKKMRIASLTKTMTAIVAIENGRMDDIVSVPKEAVGVEGSSIYLKNGEKLTLEELLYGLMLRSGNDAAVTVANHVGGSVPGFVYLMNEKAAMLGMSQTNFTNPHGLDDSNMHYSTAEDMAKLSAYALKNPLFRQIVSTKVKNISWEGEEYDRRLQNKNKLLHLYQGADGVKTGYTKLAKRCLASSATRDGRQLATITLNAPDDWNDSMMLMDWGFKQFSPTMIVEKGETIETSLAPNGETIRLSALNEWVYPLRAGESEQIKKQVVLLKKNIHKEPAGSHVGFLHIHLGDQLIRKIPLTVQDDTPTMAVSSKYLSFWRRLWEIMAGGMWSA, encoded by the coding sequence ATGAACGTACGGAAACATCTGTCCGGCGTACTCGTCGTTTTTCTTTTTTTCCTGCTAATGGCACCTATAGCAGGAAAGGTGGATGCCGCACCTTCAGTCCCGGGAATATCTGCAGAGGCAGCGGCATTGATCGACGTGGCGAGCGGACGAATCCTGTATTCCAAAAATGGCACGAAAAAGATGCGGATTGCCAGCTTGACCAAAACGATGACAGCAATCGTGGCCATTGAAAACGGACGAATGGATGATATTGTCAGCGTCCCGAAGGAAGCCGTCGGCGTGGAAGGTTCCTCGATTTATCTGAAAAATGGAGAGAAGCTGACCTTGGAAGAGCTTCTCTACGGACTCATGCTGCGGTCCGGAAATGACGCTGCGGTAACGGTCGCCAATCACGTGGGAGGCTCGGTCCCGGGTTTTGTCTACTTGATGAATGAAAAGGCCGCGATGCTTGGAATGAGCCAAACCAATTTTACCAATCCACACGGCCTCGATGACAGCAATATGCATTATTCTACGGCCGAAGATATGGCAAAGCTGTCCGCTTACGCCTTGAAGAATCCGCTATTTCGGCAGATCGTGTCTACCAAGGTGAAAAATATCTCCTGGGAGGGTGAAGAGTACGATCGGCGGTTGCAAAACAAAAACAAGCTGCTTCACCTGTATCAAGGAGCGGATGGAGTGAAAACGGGCTATACCAAGCTGGCCAAAAGATGTCTGGCATCTTCAGCAACGAGGGACGGTAGACAGTTGGCAACCATAACGTTAAACGCACCTGACGATTGGAATGACTCCATGATGCTGATGGATTGGGGTTTCAAGCAATTCTCTCCGACGATGATCGTAGAAAAGGGGGAGACGATTGAAACGAGTCTCGCGCCAAATGGTGAAACAATCCGGCTGTCCGCGCTGAACGAATGGGTGTACCCACTGCGGGCGGGTGAATCGGAACAGATAAAAAAGCAGGTGGTGCTGCTCAAGAAAAACATACACAAAGAGCCGGCAGGAAGCCATGTAGGCTTTTTGCACATACACCTGGGGGACCAATTGATCAGGAAAATTCCGCTTACGGTTCAGGACGATACTCCGACCATGGCTGTAAGCAGCAAGTACCTGTCCTTCTGGCGTCGTCTCTGGGAGATCATGGCGGGGGGGATGTGGAGTGCTTAA
- the scpB gene encoding SMC-Scp complex subunit ScpB encodes MDYDKLKSVIEGLLFISGDEGIDAKQISEIIEIPEEEVVDLIEDMKADFRRAGRGIQIVEVAKAYQLTTLPEHVPFFEKLATSPSQSTLSQAALETLAIVAYRQPITRSEIEEIRGVKCEKALNTLLSKLLIKEAGRAEGVGRPILYATTKEFLEHFGLRELSDLPEPPVHVNIEEARAEAAALFGSTEEPGND; translated from the coding sequence ATGGACTATGACAAGCTGAAAAGCGTCATTGAGGGCTTGCTTTTTATTTCAGGTGATGAGGGCATTGACGCCAAACAAATCAGTGAGATCATCGAAATACCGGAAGAAGAAGTCGTCGACCTGATTGAAGATATGAAGGCTGATTTTCGCAGGGCGGGAAGAGGCATACAAATCGTTGAAGTCGCCAAGGCGTACCAATTGACAACGCTGCCTGAGCACGTCCCTTTCTTTGAAAAGCTGGCGACATCGCCGAGCCAATCCACGCTTTCTCAAGCGGCTTTGGAAACATTGGCGATCGTCGCTTATCGTCAGCCGATAACGCGCTCGGAAATCGAAGAGATTCGCGGGGTAAAATGTGAGAAGGCCCTGAACACCCTGCTTTCCAAGCTCTTGATCAAAGAGGCGGGCAGAGCTGAAGGAGTAGGCCGACCGATCCTGTATGCGACGACCAAAGAATTTCTCGAACATTTTGGCCTGAGAGAACTGAGCGATTTACCAGAACCACCGGTACATGTAAACATCGAGGAAGCGAGAGCAGAGGCAGCGGCACTCTTTGGCTCTACGGAAGAACCTGGAAACGACTAG
- a CDS encoding segregation/condensation protein A: MSYSIKLDSFEGPLDLLLHLIDKAEVDIYDIPIAEITEQYLATIDTMQELQLDIASEFVVMAATLLSIKSKLLLPRKEEHVFQPHMDMDFEEVDPREELVQRLLEYKRYKMLAENLREMEIGRNQVFTRPAENLAPYVREEENTIKDVSLYDLLHALEKLVKRVSQTDPVAKVSRDEISIKERMKEIRQLVKVGGGMVRFFQLFSENPTRTEIVTTFLALLELMKAKHVTCVQNKLFQDIMICEQSEKEAHVDGL; encoded by the coding sequence GTGTCGTACAGCATCAAACTGGATTCTTTTGAAGGGCCGCTTGACCTCCTTTTGCATCTCATCGATAAGGCGGAAGTGGACATCTACGATATTCCCATCGCAGAGATCACGGAACAGTATTTGGCTACGATTGACACGATGCAGGAGCTGCAGCTTGATATAGCCAGTGAGTTTGTCGTGATGGCGGCTACCCTTTTGTCGATCAAAAGCAAGCTGCTGCTGCCCCGAAAGGAAGAGCATGTTTTTCAACCGCATATGGATATGGACTTCGAAGAGGTTGATCCGCGTGAAGAGCTGGTTCAGCGCCTTTTGGAGTACAAGCGCTACAAGATGCTTGCGGAAAACTTGCGTGAGATGGAAATTGGGCGGAACCAGGTGTTCACCCGTCCGGCAGAAAATCTTGCACCTTACGTTCGGGAAGAGGAGAATACGATCAAAGACGTTTCCTTGTACGATTTGCTGCATGCGCTGGAGAAGCTGGTCAAACGCGTATCCCAAACTGATCCTGTCGCCAAGGTATCGCGGGATGAGATTTCGATCAAGGAGCGAATGAAGGAAATCCGCCAATTAGTAAAAGTGGGCGGGGGAATGGTCCGATTTTTTCAGCTATTCTCTGAAAATCCGACCCGTACGGAAATTGTTACGACCTTTCTCGCCTTGCTTGAACTGATGAAGGCCAAGCACGTGACGTGTGTCCAAAACAAGCTTTTTCAAGACATCATGATCTGTGAGCAATCTGAAAAGGAGGCCCATGTGGATGGACTATGA
- a CDS encoding site-2 protease family protein — MDFPNLFHFDWETVPFRLIAFVIAFSLHEWAHAYVAWKLGDDTAKMEGRLTVNPIPHIDPFGLILILFGPFGWAKPVPFNPINFRGNKRMGIVYVAAAGPLVNLILAVFFMTIYGWVGKTQILLTMNEMAAIAISETLFYCVVINSALFVFNLLPIHPLDGSKILRFLLPRRFDGFFHKWEIYGPWLLLLLIFLPALRGLILNLPLTMVITWVSSVAKSILSLF, encoded by the coding sequence ATGGATTTTCCTAACTTGTTTCACTTTGACTGGGAGACGGTACCGTTTCGCTTGATCGCCTTTGTCATCGCTTTTTCCTTGCACGAGTGGGCGCATGCTTACGTCGCGTGGAAACTTGGTGACGATACAGCAAAAATGGAGGGACGGCTGACAGTCAATCCGATCCCGCATATCGATCCCTTTGGACTGATTTTGATCTTGTTTGGACCGTTTGGATGGGCCAAGCCGGTGCCTTTCAATCCGATCAATTTTCGCGGCAACAAGCGGATGGGGATTGTCTACGTCGCTGCGGCGGGCCCGCTGGTAAACCTGATCCTCGCGGTGTTCTTCATGACGATCTACGGCTGGGTCGGGAAGACTCAAATACTTTTGACGATGAACGAGATGGCGGCTATTGCCATCAGTGAAACGCTTTTTTATTGCGTCGTTATCAACTCGGCATTGTTTGTCTTTAACCTTTTGCCAATACACCCGTTGGATGGTTCAAAGATTTTGCGCTTTTTACTCCCGCGCAGATTTGATGGATTCTTCCATAAATGGGAAATTTACGGCCCTTGGCTGTTGCTTCTGCTGATTTTTCTGCCGGCATTGCGGGGATTGATTCTCAATCTGCCGCTCACGATGGTCATCACCTGGGTGAGCAGCGTGGCCAAATCGATCTTATCGTTGTTCTAA
- a CDS encoding AzlD domain-containing protein, whose product MKSELYLIFLIVAMGGVTYISRRAFLRVPDSFFNSRLKNGLEMIPIGIFAGLIFPSLFVKEGAFSADPLFVGASLLCVLIMLLWKNVFLGFGLSLLAVILAKILGSD is encoded by the coding sequence ATGAAAAGTGAACTGTACCTCATTTTCTTGATTGTCGCGATGGGAGGTGTTACCTACATCTCGCGCCGGGCGTTTTTGAGGGTGCCTGATTCATTTTTTAACTCGCGCCTGAAAAACGGGCTTGAAATGATCCCGATCGGCATCTTTGCCGGGCTGATTTTTCCTTCCCTGTTTGTAAAAGAGGGGGCATTTAGCGCGGACCCGCTGTTTGTCGGGGCGAGCTTGCTTTGTGTACTTATCATGCTTCTCTGGAAAAATGTCTTTCTGGGCTTTGGTTTAAGTCTCCTTGCCGTGATTTTGGCGAAAATCCTTGGATCGGATTGA